In Nodosilinea sp. PGN35, the genomic stretch AGGAGCGTGGCCATCATAAAATTGGCGGCTTTGGCTTTGATCTGGGGCTGCACCGCCGTCGGGCTGGATTTGGCCTGGGCGGACACTGCCTCCGCCACAATGAGCCGATAGCTATACTCCTCAGGGGCTTCGGCCCGCTGCACCACCTCGAACTGCTCGATAATCACCTGACTGAAGTAGGCTTGCCCGACAATTTCTGCTAGAAAATCCACCGTCTGCCGTTGTTTATAGGCCTGCCGCAGCCGCTCCAGATCGGCCTGGGCCTGAAGGCCGTAGCAAATGCCGCGCACGTCCAGCCGCACCGAGGCCCGCCCCAGGTCTTGGGTAACGGTGCCCTCGCGGCCAGGAAC encodes the following:
- a CDS encoding DNA circularization N-terminal domain-containing protein, with translation MPIEIANIALTRIHHLATLEQANWVAHRVPGREGTVTQDLGRASVRLDVRGICYGLQAQADLERLRQAYKQRQTVDFLAEIVGQAYFSQVIIEQFEVVQRAEAPEEYSYRLIVAEAVSAQAKSSPTAVQPQIKAKAANFMMATLLPDALSMGALPEISNPVEPIRRSMTPIQEVTQTIQADTQGLRDILGI